From the Quercus lobata isolate SW786 chromosome 6, ValleyOak3.0 Primary Assembly, whole genome shotgun sequence genome, one window contains:
- the LOC115950416 gene encoding uncharacterized protein LOC115950416 produces MWKNIWQTRNSPLAQAKWQVGRGDSIRLRDSLWYKPRSADHLDLLQLQYGTVKDLMDPISGNWNSNLINTVYNRTEAEAILSTTFSKFGNIDKVIWPFSSSGEYQVKKGYKMLIALNQENANRCLLSCGKFVTVLPTRTELAKRQIITDDTCAVCGEDQETLDHLFMSCHFARAIWYGAAQGLRTHFIYTTDMANWMKSQIENCNIKSQGDIEILTEQGAILWTIWKTRNRAIFERLEPDIHQALHTFQRLKSEWMQAMTSQEQHYFDPQGKRYYKNFSNCKEWQILIIIGNKNLHGNTNWDGGAFVIKNHLGQSVKKGCFSWHTRNKKTSNLLTIHEALYTAWKEGYRKAILFVSSENLVDELATINTNNKEAEILLEDIRTEKRMFQSLQIKVAHEPIFKEVQQLAKMATQSFIHTL; encoded by the exons ATGTGGAAAAATATATGGCAAACAAGGAATTCCCCACTGGCGCAAGCAAAGTGGCAAGTGGGAAGAGGGGATAGCATTAGATTGAGAGACTCCCTTTGGTACAAGCCAAGGAGTGCTGACCATTTAGATCTTCTTCAACTACAGTATGGTACAGTTAAAGACCTTATGGATCCTATATCAGGGAACTGGAATAGCAATCTGATTAATACCGTTTATAATAGGACTGAAGCAGAAGCTATCCTGAGCACGACTTTCTCCAAATTTGGAAACATTGATAAGGTAATCTGGCCCTTCTCTAGTAGCGGTGAATACCAAGTGAAAAAGGGCTACAAGATGTTAATAGCCTTAAATCAAGAAAATGCTAATC GGTGTCTACTTTCTTGTGGAAAATTTGTCACCGTACTACCTACAAGAACCGAATTAGCCAAGAGGCAGATAATTACAGATGATACTTGTGCGGTTTGTGGAGAAGACCAGGAAACTCTAGATCACCTGTTCATGTCATGTCACTTTGCTAGAGCTATATGGTATGGTGCTGCTCAAGGGCTGAGAACTCATTTTATATACACAACAGATATGGCTAACTGGATGAAGtcacaaattgaaaattgtaatATAAAAAGTCAAGGGGATATAGAGATATTGACTGAGCAAGGAGCGATTCTTTGGACAATTTGGAAGACAAGAAATAGAGCTATTTTTGAGAGACTAGAGCCAGACATCCATCAAGCTTTGCATACATTCCAAAGATTAAAGAGTGAATGGATGCAAGCAATGACTTCCCAAGAGCAACACTACTTTGACCCACAAGGGAAAagatattacaaaaatttctcAAACTGTAAGGAATGGCAGATTTTAATTATCATAGGAAACAAAAACCTTCACGGCAATACAAATTGGGATGGAGGAGCCTTTGTGATTAAAAATCACTTAGGACAGTCCGTCAAGAAGGGATGTTTCTCATGGCATACGAGGAATAAGAAGACCAGCAATCTTTTAACTATTCACGAAGCGCTCTATACTGCTTGGAAGGAAGGATATAGAAAAGCCATCTTATTTGTTAGCTCAGAAAATTTAGTGGATGAGCTGGCAACCATAAATACAAACAACAAGGAAGCAGAGATTCTCCTAGAAGATATCCGAACCGAAAAGAGAATGTTTCAAAGTCTACAAATCAAAGTTGCTCATGAACCCATATTCAAGGAAGTCCAGCAATTGGCGAAGATGGCAACCCAGTCTTTTATACACACTCTCTGA